The genomic window TGCAGGAGCGAGAGCGACCGTGAAATAATGCTTTATGCTGACGGAATACGTAAAATTCGGCAGAAGGAATATGATAATAGAGATCTATACAGTGACGCTGACAACCTATTGGCTGAACAGAAAGAAAAAAGGCAGGAGAATTTTATTGAATACATTGCTACTTTGGCGGCTAAAAGACATGCTAGAAGTTCAAAATCTATTCAGATCAATTGGAAGCGGACCAGAGAATTTTTAAAAAGCTATTCAGGAGACAGCCTGATATTTTCCCAGATTGACCACAGAATGGCACAGGATTTTAAACTGTTTTTATTAGCTGCGCCACTAGAAGGAAATAGAAAAGGAACCATTTCCAGCAACAGTGCGGGAACCTATTTTTCAATATTTAAAGCTGCTTTGAAACAGGCTTTTATAGACGGATATTTAATGGTTGATTTATCTTCAAAAATAAAAGGAATTCCGGAGCAGGAATCAAGACGTGAATATCTGACCATTACAGAATTGAATGGACTGGCATCAACAGCATGTGAAAAAGACGTCCTTAAAAGAGCCACACTTTTCTCAGCGCTTACAGGACTGAGGCATTCCGACATAAAGAAGCTCCGCTGGAAAGAAGTAACTGTGGAAGGCGGCATGGCTAAACTGCATTTCAGACAGAAAAAGACAAAGGCTTTTGAATATATGCCTATTTCCCAGCAGGCTTTCCAGCTTTGCGGAGAACCGAGGCTTCCCCATCAGCTTGTTTTTGAGGACTTAACAGACATAACGTGGATTTCGCGCCCCCTAAAAAAATGGGTTGAATCGGCAGGCATTAAAAAAAATATTACCTTCCACTGCTTCCGTCATACATTTGCAACACTGCAGCTAGCGAGCGGCACAGACATTTATACGGTCAGTAAAATGCTGGGACATGCCGACGTAAGAACTACTGAAATCTATACAAAAGTAATAGATGAGAAGAAAATCAAGGCATCAGAAGCTATACAATTGGAATCTTTAAAGAAAAAAGAAGTGTAAATATATCAACTCCAAAAGCAATGAGCTGCAATTCTGATATAAAACTGAAAATAATATTCTAACTAGAAATAATCATCTCGATATAAGGAGGGGAGAAAGAGGTTCCTCCTTGATTTATTAAAACCCCAGTAAATACTAGGATTATATGCTATAAAAGAGGCAGCACAGAAAAAAAAGTGTACCTCGAAATCTTAATCAATTTCTTCATGTAAATATAGGTTAAAATCGATAAAGATTACAAATATAATTCGCTAATTTCAATAGAGTTAGAAATCTAAAATTAATGAAT from Flavobacterium fluviale includes these protein-coding regions:
- a CDS encoding site-specific integrase; this translates as MKQLAKTKATVRLRKAEDKNEWYVYIESYPVEVSGKKTPQRIREYISRSVTTVEWDNKRTARTDATGIKTYKPKRSDNGIIMCRSESDREIMLYADGIRKIRQKEYDNRDLYSDADNLLAEQKEKRQENFIEYIATLAAKRHARSSKSIQINWKRTREFLKSYSGDSLIFSQIDHRMAQDFKLFLLAAPLEGNRKGTISSNSAGTYFSIFKAALKQAFIDGYLMVDLSSKIKGIPEQESRREYLTITELNGLASTACEKDVLKRATLFSALTGLRHSDIKKLRWKEVTVEGGMAKLHFRQKKTKAFEYMPISQQAFQLCGEPRLPHQLVFEDLTDITWISRPLKKWVESAGIKKNITFHCFRHTFATLQLASGTDIYTVSKMLGHADVRTTEIYTKVIDEKKIKASEAIQLESLKKKEV